From a region of the Agromyces ramosus genome:
- a CDS encoding DUF6492 family protein, whose amino-acid sequence MSGRALSMTIITPSYAPDLELCRDLRASLQQCAPGVGHRIIVPHADLAAFAVLARGNATVEDVNSVMPAGFRKVPFLNAWVSLRSPLPPVRGWIAQQIVKLAAVARARTDIALVVDSDVAFLRPFDAATFAPHGRLPLYRIPGAVTPALPRHMIWHRVARQLLGLPPTSSTALPDYICWPCAWSPAVVRAMLERVQGVTGRHWAAAIGRELHFSEMILYGVYVDEVLGADPRDATRDMRCPSHPDEIPLDRSGFDEFLRGVRETDVAVMVSAKSGTALEVRRAALAEFVAAMR is encoded by the coding sequence ATGAGCGGGCGTGCCCTGTCGATGACGATCATCACCCCGAGCTACGCGCCCGACCTGGAGCTCTGCCGCGACCTGCGCGCCTCCCTTCAACAGTGTGCGCCTGGGGTCGGGCATCGCATCATCGTGCCCCATGCCGACCTCGCGGCCTTCGCCGTGCTGGCTCGCGGCAACGCGACCGTCGAGGACGTGAACTCGGTCATGCCCGCCGGTTTTCGCAAGGTCCCGTTCCTCAACGCGTGGGTGAGCCTTCGCTCCCCGCTTCCGCCGGTTCGCGGCTGGATCGCACAGCAGATCGTGAAGCTCGCGGCCGTGGCGAGGGCCCGGACCGACATCGCGCTCGTCGTCGACTCCGACGTCGCGTTCCTGAGGCCCTTCGACGCGGCGACCTTCGCCCCACACGGCCGCCTGCCGCTCTACCGCATTCCCGGCGCCGTCACCCCGGCGCTGCCGAGGCACATGATCTGGCACCGGGTCGCGCGGCAGCTCCTCGGCCTGCCGCCCACGAGCTCCACCGCCCTGCCCGACTACATCTGCTGGCCGTGCGCCTGGTCGCCGGCGGTGGTGCGAGCCATGCTGGAGCGGGTGCAGGGCGTCACCGGGCGCCACTGGGCCGCGGCCATCGGCCGCGAACTGCACTTCTCCGAGATGATCCTGTACGGCGTCTACGTCGACGAGGTGCTCGGGGCGGATCCGCGCGACGCCACGCGTGACATGCGGTGCCCGAGCCATCCGGATGAGATCCCCCTCGATCGCAGCGGCTTCGACGAATTCCTCCGCGGCGTCCGGGAGACGGATGTCGCGGTCATGGTCTCCGCGAAGTCGGGCACCGCGCTTGAGGTACGACGCGCGGCGCTCGCCGAGTTCGTCGCGGCGATGCGTTGA
- a CDS encoding chain-length determining protein has protein sequence MDPTAVLKSLWRYRWYVLPAVLITIGVALYVFMLGPRAYESTISYALVNPDVPTEADIERDPGLAQLNGDNPYLRSTDPNLVANVVITRLNAPATGEYLEDVGLSSDYEVSPGVGGSGFIVQITGVGSSRAQSLATSRTLGEMFESELQTIQTVNGADERFLFTSIVVAQPDRATEQFASRLRSVIVVLIGGVILVFGAVSIGRGVDAVRARRALQAAAAAAPGSRVDDPEPGDDELPRIGRKRAG, from the coding sequence ATGGATCCGACGGCGGTCCTGAAATCCCTGTGGCGATACCGCTGGTACGTGCTGCCGGCGGTGCTCATCACAATCGGCGTGGCGCTCTACGTGTTCATGCTCGGTCCGAGGGCGTACGAGTCGACGATCAGCTACGCCCTCGTGAATCCGGATGTCCCGACCGAGGCCGACATCGAGCGCGATCCGGGCCTCGCGCAGTTGAACGGCGACAACCCCTACCTGCGCTCGACGGACCCGAATCTCGTCGCGAACGTGGTGATCACGCGACTGAACGCACCTGCGACCGGCGAGTACCTCGAGGACGTCGGGCTGAGCAGCGACTACGAGGTCTCGCCGGGCGTCGGGGGCAGCGGCTTCATCGTGCAGATCACCGGCGTCGGCTCCTCCCGGGCGCAATCGCTCGCCACCTCGCGCACGCTCGGTGAGATGTTCGAGAGCGAACTGCAGACGATCCAGACCGTGAACGGCGCCGACGAACGGTTCCTCTTCACCTCGATCGTCGTCGCACAGCCCGATCGGGCGACGGAGCAGTTCGCGAGCCGCCTGCGATCGGTCATCGTCGTGCTCATCGGCGGCGTCATCCTCGTCTTCGGCGCTGTCTCGATCGGGCGCGGCGTCGACGCCGTGCGGGCTCGACGGGCGCTGCAGGCCGCGGCCGCGGCTGCGCCCGGCTCGCGTGTCGACGATCCCGAACCCGGTGATGACGAGCTTCCGCGGATCGGAAGGAAACGCGCGGGGTGA
- a CDS encoding O-antigen ligase family protein — protein MDSETTIREPRAADGGLDLSPVSRGRTPLLLRFTLFAIFFFPATMVIEPLGASGTVPTLLCLVLLLAWLASWLWGLHDPIPVRHPGRLAISLLLLASIASYAALYAGWTGGSTEMTRASADRWLLLLAASAALVLVTAEVIRTMADALQLVRALLAGAFFCCLVGVAQFVFRVNPMEWIQAAMPGFTYNGGDTPFQIRGSLMRVAGSTFHSIELGVVAAMLIPLSIWRSLTDPRGRRWFHWAQTALLVFAVTTTVSRSGILGLVVALLVFVPFLPRLVRRGLLLSAPFVVAGVFLIVPGFVGTIASALGADTSDPSIATRVNNYPRVVQLLDSHPILGSGPGNYTPPDALRILDNQYLGSLVTLGIVGLLATLAYFLLPGIAGVLAARAAVHPALRGLAGAVAAGALVAAVCSMTFDSLSFPVFALLYPALVGLAGGVWRMVRREADLRDDENAATARGAMMARAPAPTAKEVG, from the coding sequence GTGGACTCTGAGACGACCATCCGTGAGCCGCGAGCCGCCGACGGCGGGCTCGACCTCTCCCCCGTGTCCCGCGGCCGTACGCCGCTCCTGCTGCGGTTCACGCTCTTCGCGATCTTCTTCTTCCCGGCGACCATGGTCATCGAGCCGCTCGGCGCGTCGGGCACCGTGCCCACCCTCCTCTGCCTCGTGCTCCTGCTCGCCTGGCTCGCCTCGTGGTTGTGGGGCCTGCACGACCCGATCCCGGTGCGGCACCCGGGACGGCTCGCGATCTCGCTGCTCCTTCTCGCGAGCATCGCGTCGTACGCCGCCCTCTACGCCGGCTGGACGGGTGGGAGCACGGAGATGACGCGCGCCTCCGCCGACCGCTGGCTGCTGCTGCTCGCGGCGAGCGCGGCGCTCGTGCTCGTCACCGCGGAAGTGATCCGTACCATGGCCGACGCGCTGCAGCTCGTGCGAGCGCTACTCGCGGGCGCGTTCTTCTGCTGCCTCGTCGGCGTCGCGCAGTTCGTGTTCCGCGTGAACCCGATGGAATGGATCCAGGCGGCCATGCCCGGTTTCACCTACAACGGCGGGGACACGCCGTTCCAGATCCGCGGCTCGCTCATGCGCGTCGCGGGGAGCACGTTCCACTCGATCGAGCTCGGAGTGGTCGCCGCGATGCTCATCCCGTTGTCGATCTGGCGGTCGCTGACCGACCCGCGCGGCCGCCGATGGTTCCACTGGGCCCAGACGGCGCTCCTCGTGTTCGCCGTCACCACGACCGTCTCGCGCTCGGGCATCCTCGGCCTCGTGGTCGCGCTCCTCGTCTTCGTACCGTTCCTGCCGCGCCTCGTACGCCGGGGGCTGCTGCTGTCGGCACCGTTCGTCGTCGCCGGGGTGTTCCTCATCGTGCCGGGGTTCGTCGGCACGATCGCCTCGGCGCTCGGCGCCGATACCTCCGACCCGTCGATCGCGACCCGCGTGAACAACTACCCACGGGTCGTGCAGCTGCTCGACTCCCACCCGATCCTCGGGTCCGGCCCGGGCAACTACACGCCGCCCGACGCACTGCGCATCCTCGACAACCAGTACCTCGGCTCGCTCGTGACCCTCGGCATCGTCGGTCTCCTCGCGACCTTGGCGTACTTCCTCCTGCCGGGCATCGCCGGAGTCCTCGCGGCGCGAGCGGCTGTGCACCCGGCACTCCGCGGCCTTGCGGGCGCAGTCGCGGCCGGCGCACTCGTCGCGGCGGTGTGCTCGATGACGTTCGACTCGCTCTCGTTCCCGGTGTTCGCGCTCCTGTACCCGGCACTCGTCGGCCTCGCCGGAGGCGTCTGGCGCATGGTGCGCCGGGAGGCCGACCTGCGCGACGACGAGAATGCAGCGACGGCGAGGGGCGCCATGATGGCTCGCGCACCCGCCCCGACGGCGAAGGAGGTCGGCTGA